GAACGTCTCCCACGGCGACCCGATCAAGAATTTCGGGTTGGCCTTCGAGCACGTACTGCGCAGGCGCGTTGGGCGTGTATATCCGCCAGGGATCGGCGACCGTGTGATCGACGACGCGCTTGTCGGCATCGAGCCAGATCACACCGAGCGAGAAAAATACCCCGAACATGTGAATGGTTCCACCGGCGATACTTTCGCGGGATTGAACGAGCAGCAGCCCCGTGAGTGCTGAAAGCACGCGTCGAAAGGTCAAGCCGCGCAAGCGGCATAGAAATGATTCACACCATTTTGCCCTGACGACGAGCACGTTATCCTGGGAACGATTGCGAATTTCAATCCATTGCGTCATGTTGATTAAATAGTGCGAGGCGACCTGCGCCGCCCCGGACGAACGATGCCATACAAGTTCAATTTTGCATGCCGAGTATTTTTTCGACGCTTTCGAGCAATTCCTGCGGTCCGAAGGGTTTCGTAATGTAATCATCCACCTTGGCGATGTGAAGTCCCAACACTTTATCGATAGACTGCGCCTTTGCGGTAACCACGACGACCGGAATTTCACGTAATTCCTCGTCCGCTTTGATCTGCTGGTACACTTCCCAGCCGTCCATATCCGGCATCATGAGATCCAGCAATATGAGGTCAGGCCTCTCTCGCCGTACGACTTCGAGGCCTTCCACACCGCCATTCGCACCGATTACGGTGAAGCCTTTACGACTCAGAATCAAACGCACCAGATCGATCATTTCTGGTTCGTCTTCGATACAAACCAGCC
This genomic stretch from Anaerolineales bacterium harbors:
- a CDS encoding response regulator → MAEEEKRLVCIEDEPEMIDLVRLILSRKGFTVIGANGGVEGLEVVRRERPDLILLDLMMPDMDGWEVYQQIKADEELREIPVVVVTAKAQSIDKVLGLHIAKVDDYITKPFGPQELLESVEKILGMQN
- a CDS encoding DUF192 domain-containing protein; amino-acid sequence: MTQWIEIRNRSQDNVLVVRAKWCESFLCRLRGLTFRRVLSALTGLLLVQSRESIAGGTIHMFGVFFSLGVIWLDADKRVVDHTVADPWRIYTPNAPAQYVLEGQPEILDRVAVGDVLEFCEYEAE